The following are from one region of the Oncorhynchus kisutch isolate 150728-3 unplaced genomic scaffold, Okis_V2 Okis03b-Okis08b_hom, whole genome shotgun sequence genome:
- the LOC109886396 gene encoding regulator of G-protein signaling 9-binding protein-like, whose amino-acid sequence MGGTDECKTMLDALNKVTACYRHLVIALGSTSDSQNLREELKKTRKKAQELAVANRNKLTELLKDKTTSKDDRAEYERLWVLFTSSMELLEVDMKRSLEIGQEFPLKVPTRHLIQTGMTGSTTTVAARAMSVQNMKYDADSNIDTADLKELQAEITQVGQMMEEMEMKVQVAPWAVEAKQEAGAELKSTLSVGNSSVGVISICEEEPKDEIDEGGDNNGMITCIAGFIFVAIVVIAGILGYFVIGG is encoded by the coding sequence ATGGGGGGCACAGATGAGTGTAAAACCATGCTGGATGCTCTGAACAAAGTCACAGCGTGCTACAGGCACCTGGTCATCGCGCTGGGCAGCACATCGGACTCTCAGAACCTGCGAGAGGAACTCAAGAAGACCCGGAAGAAAGCCCAGGAGCTCGCGGTGGCCAACCGGAATAAACTAACCGAGTTGCTCAAAGACAAGACCACCAGCAAGGACGACCGGGCTGAGTATGAAAGGCTATGGGTGCTGTTCACCAGCAGCATGGAGCTACTGGAAGTGGACATGAAGCGGAGCTTGGAGATAGGGCAGGAGTTCCCCCTCAAGGTGCCCACCAGACACCTCATCCAGACGGGCATGACCGGCAGCACCACCACGGTGGCCGCCAGGGCCATGTCTGTGCAGAACATGAAGTACGACGCGGACAGCAACATCGACACTGCCGACCTGAAGGAGCTCCAGGCTGAGATCACCCAGGTGGGCCAGatgatggaggagatggagatgaagGTGCAGGTGGCTCCGTGGGCCGTGGAGGCCAAGCAGGAGGCCGGCGCCGAGCTCAAATCCACCCTGAGCGTCGGGAACTCCTCCGTGGGCGTCATTTCCATCTGTGAAGAGGAGCCCAAAGACGAGATAGATGAAGGGGGTGACAATAACGGAATGATCACATGTATCGCTGGGTTCATATTCGTTGCTATTGTAGTAATCGCCGGGATTCTAGGATACTTCGTAATCGGTGGATAG